A window of the Streptomyces griseochromogenes genome harbors these coding sequences:
- a CDS encoding serine hydrolase domain-containing protein, producing the protein MVSATVGRTAVLGAVALSLLAVPAQAATAQTHAPAPAAPDITGLDAVLGTVVAQGAPGALARIDDDGATYRVTRGVADRDTLRGIDTEDRFRIGSVTKSFSAVVLLQLADEHRLDLDAPVNRYLPGLLPDDRITVRHVLSHRSGLHDYSEDMFADSVSGFEAVRNKVFTYQQLIALSLKKPRTNAPGAAYSYSNTNFVVAGLLIEKLTGHSVRTEYENRIFKPLALRDTFYVHPGTGIPGRYAHGYLTPDAPGAELVDATVQTVSWAQSAGAIISSAEDLNTFYSALLGGKLLSAARLAEMERFTQVTSTTSYGLGLRRRDLSCGISVYGHTGAVQGYYTYAFATKDGKRAVTAVANTSNNERVLNAMAGVLESAFCGKGGEAE; encoded by the coding sequence ATGGTCTCAGCAACAGTGGGCAGGACCGCGGTCCTCGGAGCGGTCGCCCTGTCGCTGCTCGCGGTCCCGGCGCAGGCCGCGACCGCGCAGACGCACGCCCCCGCGCCGGCGGCGCCCGACATCACCGGCCTGGACGCGGTGCTGGGCACCGTGGTGGCGCAGGGCGCGCCCGGCGCGCTGGCCCGGATCGACGACGACGGCGCGACCTACCGGGTGACCCGGGGAGTCGCCGACCGCGACACGCTGCGGGGCATCGACACGGAGGACCGCTTCCGCATCGGCAGCGTCACCAAGTCCTTCTCGGCCGTCGTCCTGCTGCAGCTGGCCGACGAGCACCGGCTGGATCTGGACGCCCCCGTCAACCGGTATCTGCCCGGGCTGCTGCCGGACGACCGCATCACGGTCCGGCACGTGCTGAGCCACCGCAGCGGTCTGCACGACTACAGCGAGGACATGTTCGCCGACAGCGTGTCCGGTTTCGAGGCGGTGCGGAACAAGGTCTTCACCTACCAGCAGCTGATCGCGCTCTCCCTGAAGAAACCCCGCACCAACGCGCCCGGCGCCGCGTACTCCTACTCGAACACCAACTTCGTCGTCGCCGGCCTGCTCATCGAGAAGCTCACGGGACATTCCGTGCGCACCGAGTACGAGAACCGCATCTTCAAGCCGCTCGCGCTGCGCGACACCTTCTACGTCCACCCCGGCACCGGGATCCCGGGCCGGTACGCGCACGGCTACCTCACCCCGGACGCGCCCGGCGCGGAACTGGTCGACGCGACCGTCCAGACGGTGTCCTGGGCACAGAGCGCGGGCGCCATCATCTCCAGCGCCGAGGACCTGAACACCTTCTACTCCGCGCTGCTCGGCGGGAAGCTGCTGTCCGCGGCACGGCTCGCGGAGATGGAGCGGTTCACCCAGGTCACCAGCACGACGTCGTACGGGCTCGGGCTGCGGCGCCGCGATCTGTCCTGCGGGATCTCGGTGTACGGGCACACGGGTGCGGTGCAGGGGTACTACACGTACGCGTTCGCCACGAAGGACGGGAAGCGGGCCGTCACCGCTGTCGCGAACACCTCCAACAACGAGAGGGTGCTGAACGCGATGGCGGGGGTGCTGGAGTCGGCGTTCTGCGGCAAGGGGGGCGAGGCGGAGTAG
- a CDS encoding CAP domain-containing protein, giving the protein MNELVPGGNLPLPGGVLRLRVAGDFDVSALVTDGGGRVGGDGDFVFYNQPRAPGVHLRGDTLSIDPARLRPGAARVTVAVSAAEPGTPIGRLPAPRLDVTDSDGRTVARFAPPRVERETVLLLAELYARGTGWKLRAIGQGYADGLAGLARDFGVDVVDDGPRPAAAPDADGFLARVNSARAQAGHPPVSPDARLASAAREHASAMAAMGRLAAEGHDGVSVHQRISAAGYTYITVGEHLVSGPRTPAGFVDYCLRTDQARRTLLDPGFTHAALAHADAGDRYWTALWASPLTRGALSRTAAEVLALTNAERARAGLPALSADAPLATAAQTHCADMVARDFYAHTSPDGSRPWDRAAAAGSRRSTIGENIACGQRSPAEVVDGWMNSPGHRANILKAEFTHIGVGFAGGGRAGTYWAQLFGG; this is encoded by the coding sequence ATGAACGAGCTGGTTCCCGGGGGGAATCTGCCCCTGCCGGGCGGGGTGCTGCGACTGCGGGTGGCCGGGGACTTCGATGTGTCCGCCCTCGTCACCGATGGGGGTGGCAGGGTCGGTGGCGATGGCGACTTCGTGTTCTACAACCAGCCGCGCGCACCTGGTGTCCACCTGCGCGGGGACACGCTCAGCATCGATCCCGCGCGGCTGCGCCCCGGAGCCGCCCGGGTCACGGTGGCGGTCAGCGCGGCCGAGCCGGGCACACCGATCGGCCGGCTGCCGGCGCCCCGGCTCGACGTCACCGACAGCGACGGTCGCACAGTGGCCCGGTTCGCCCCGCCGCGCGTCGAGCGGGAGACCGTCCTGCTCCTCGCGGAGCTGTATGCGCGCGGTACCGGCTGGAAGCTGCGGGCGATCGGGCAGGGGTATGCCGACGGGCTGGCGGGGCTGGCCCGGGACTTCGGGGTGGACGTCGTCGACGACGGACCGCGGCCCGCAGCGGCCCCGGATGCCGACGGCTTCCTCGCACGGGTCAACTCCGCCCGTGCGCAGGCCGGTCACCCGCCCGTCTCCCCCGACGCACGGCTCGCCTCCGCCGCGCGGGAGCACGCCTCGGCGATGGCGGCCATGGGCCGGCTCGCGGCGGAGGGGCACGACGGTGTGTCGGTCCACCAGCGGATCAGCGCCGCCGGATACACATACATCACCGTCGGCGAGCACCTCGTCTCAGGCCCGCGCACCCCGGCCGGGTTCGTCGACTACTGCCTGCGCACCGACCAGGCCCGGCGCACCCTTCTCGACCCGGGTTTCACCCATGCCGCCCTGGCCCACGCCGACGCGGGCGACCGGTACTGGACCGCGCTGTGGGCCAGTCCCCTCACCCGGGGCGCGTTGTCCCGGACGGCGGCCGAGGTCCTCGCCCTGACCAACGCCGAGCGGGCGCGAGCCGGACTGCCCGCCCTGTCCGCCGACGCGCCGCTCGCCACGGCCGCACAGACGCACTGCGCCGACATGGTGGCCCGTGACTTCTACGCGCACACCTCACCGGACGGCAGCCGGCCCTGGGACCGCGCCGCCGCGGCGGGCTCGCGCCGGTCCACGATCGGCGAGAACATCGCCTGCGGACAGCGCTCCCCCGCCGAGGTGGTGGACGGCTGGATGAACAGCCCGGGCCACCGCGCCAACATCCTCAAAGCGGAGTTCACCCACATCGGCGTCGGGTTCGCCGGCGGGGGTCGTGCGGGCACCTACTGGGCCCAGCTGTTCGGTGGCTGA